gatcaaaattgaaatatgaCCATTGCTATATAATCTAAAATTTAAGTATAGtgtaaagattaaaattaaaattttattattttttataaaatgccaaaaagagagagagagagagagaagaggatgaccttctttttatatatataattatatacatccaaaatttaaattacaaaattaaatattttttattgaacttATTGGGTAATAGTTTCGTTTGAATAAGATACGATTTACCATTTGACTGATGAGGTATATAGTCAATGGTTAACCTAACTTGGATTGGTTTAACAAACATAATGATTTCCTGAAAGTTTGAAATCGATGATTAAGAGTGAAATCATAAATCAATGATTACACGCAATGGAATATTAGTACAAATATTCTAATGCTTTAAATAAAGTTAacttttacttaaataaaaaaaattactgttGATCCATTATACTTTTTATCTTCCAAGTtccaataaaattctaaaaaaattaataaattatacaaTCTAATAAtccatttaaattttaaagtgaaTGCTTCGTAAAAAAGTTTTTggagttgaatttgaattttttttcacattaatatttatatatttatattattttaatttttatctgaGTTAGTGGATTAAAAATATCGGTAAATTATttcaaagttttcatttaaaagtCATTGAACTGTTAAATTTATTGTTGTATGGTGTTTTTGTTCGTACCGCCTACATCAATTGAACGCTTTCTTTCCTCTTATTTTCTTCAGTTAAGtgaatcaaaatttaaacatcttTTTATTTTGATCTTCAACACTGGCTGCCAGATCAACTTGGTTCTGAGATATGTTATTCTACTCGTTAACGGACACTGATCCACCATATCGATTGTTGGATCATCGTTTAGAACTCGTTAGCTGAActcaaaaaaacaaacaaacaaacagcctagtaatttaaataagaacgtttgaatagtttaatgacttaaataaaaaattttaaatagtttaacaaccattttataattttttaaaatttaaataatcaaaacataatttttttttgataatttagtGACATGTgaccttaaaattaaaattccttaGCATGGAAGTAAATCCAAATTATATTATGTAAAACGACTGACTTTTAGGGACCATTTCTAAATGAATTTATCTTCTATTACAATATTTGCTCTTAGATGGTAGGAATGGCGTAAAGTTCAATTGTAAGTACAAGAGATGTatcattcaaatataaaattttgtatGAATCCAGTTTTTCCACCACAAGCTTTGATGATGACGAAGAATGACGAATCAGGGAGCTAGAAAAGGGGGAAACAAGACATAGACAATAGACAATGACAGCGTGAGAGACCCATCACATCGGGTTGAGGAAGACGAAGGAAAGGCACAAATCACGGATCAAGATGAATACAAGAAAAAGCCATGCATTCACGGACGGACGCTCCCTCTATCactaatatttttgtttatttatatatatttcttttatcgTGGCCGTTAATTATCTTAACaggattgaattgagtattgatcGAAATATTAAttcgaataaaaatattaaatcaatgGAATCATAAATTgatataaattgattaaattaaattaaaattttaattgaattggctcgtgaattattttttttatttttttatatattttaataatttatttaatcagttCGAGGGACCGATAAACCAATCACATTACCGGTTCGACCAAATCTTATGGCCTTCCCCACCGCCATTCTCTCCTCTTTCCCTTGCAACAACAATTTCACATGCTTTTGCtgtacaccaaaccaaacatgcgtttgctttttttttttctttttttaattagtgaagtttcccttttaatatttatatatctcAACCTTTTCTAATTACTATCATGATCATAAAAGAGTTAAGAGGTTGTGTTTTTTCGTTTTAGGTATAATATGCATTTTAGTCCTCAACATTTATATCTTTTTgttaatttgactttttttttcttttagttaaaattgacttttaatcttttctaaaaatagtaaaatttaactatcaatttaAGTTAAAAGATAAATAGTGTTATGTCAATATAAAGTATGCATAGACTGACATATGGGTTTCAATTaacatttccattaaaaaaactattttttgactttttttgaatgattaatgattaaatttaatttaaaaaagaataaagatcaaattgataaGAAGTGTAAATATTGAGGACTAAATCTGGCATTATGCCTTTTTAAATGTTTCATTTTAAAGGATGAATATAATTCTACCATGGAATCTAATAATTTCATTGTTAAAAGTAATTGGACTTAATTAGGTTTCAATGAACAAAGATGAAATGAACGGGgtgtttcttttaattattccgctttattttatcaaaattattgTAGGTACCTTTAGGTAATGACAAGATTGTTTGTCATTAACTTAATGGTATATGTTTCTTTTGAGAAAATTTTCAGATTCTGATATAACTCAGCATATACTATGCTATGGTGCCATAACTGAATTTGAGGAGACATATGCAATGACaaggaaaataaattttgctCAATTCTAATAATAAAAGTATCTACCATGTGAGAATTTACCATGTCCCCATAGCATCTGCCAAATGAacaggttaaattttttttaaatactacgtaaaaatgatttttgaatcaatttttataatttcaaggttaaattttgctatcaGCCTCTCTACTTTGGaaaaagttatggatttagtccttGTGTttgaatttgatcatttttagtctatgtactttttaaattttgtttcagtCATCACTAAACGGcaactatttaaatttattatgctATGCTATTTCAAAAATCCAATTCAGTATTATCATATGTTTAGCTCCATGTCATTTCGACATATTACTCGCTAAAATTCAGTCGTGTCAAGATTGAAATATCAAAATTCgaaaaagtatagagacttagaatgatccaattggagaatatggactaaatctataaTTGTACGCATAATAcatgactagtaattgaatttaattacttGGATTTAATTGCTACTGTTTGAGtcatgactaaaattttaaatctgaaaagtataagaactaaatccATAATTTTAGCAAAAACAGGGACTAATATAACAATTTAACCAAGAATAATTCAGGGGCAAACATTTTGAGAggataaaatgtaaatttattattattactttataattttataaactgtaaaagaagttaaaaatattgtttttaggGGGTGGGGACCTGCCAGCCCCTGAAACAATTATAGAATTTTGAACTAATCTATTTGAGAGGCTGTGTAAGGATTTAATAGATTTTGTGTGTTAATCACCAACCATTTTATATGTGAATAGCTGTCTTTTTTTGGCACGGTTTATTACAATGAATGAAGCTGAGGGACTGAGATAATTGTATGCATATAACGATACTTGAAACCATGAATATTAGGGGTCACTTCCCATAAAAAATATTAGAATCATTGATTTAAACTAATAATGCAGTGGGGGCATCCAATTTCTCTAGCTGGAAATTAAAGATGTAAagcaatatttttaaataaaaaataaaacccacCATATCGACATGTGATTATACAGGCAAGAGGATGGTCTAATCATCTCGATCGGTCAGCTATCATGTGGCCCCCTATGTTGcattaatcaaaatatttttattttgctagattttataattattatatttcatCGTAATTAATTACATTCAAACATGTCTTAATCGCGGTTTTATATTTAATCCAAAACTTTTATTCTCATCCGTGAATATGGCTTTTACTTCAAAAGAAAACACTAAAGTGCTTTGTGGCCTTTATTTCCAAAAAAGACATGACATTTGGCTTAGCAGATAATATAAAATAACCAGATGGTGTTAGACCATATCGAAGAGAGGTTACTGTTAGCAGATTATTTACAACattaaaagtaacataaaaaAACACTAAACCGATAATCAAGGGTAACAAAAATTTATAGAGATAGAATGAGGCATATCTAAGTTGTGAACCTATGTCATGCGTAGGTCAACCATACAACTTGTACGGCAGTCCATACAAAGGTAGGGTCAGATTTTGTGGTATAACCCGGCCGCTGTGTATTTTCTTTAAAGAGAAGGCAATACATCGTCAAGAAGACACATTTTACTTGGATAATATGTTTTAATTGTCCTTAATTCCCATATTACTATTTTCTTGATATAGAATTTGGTTACTTCCAACtgctttatatttaaatattcaacGTTTTCAGATATGCATGAGAATATCCTAAAATCAAACTAAAATCTATTGTTTCTTTCTAAATAAATACGGATTAGATAGCAGAGATTAAATCTTTATATGTACACATCCTTGTATTTGTAAAGGCAAAGTAATAGAGTGCCAACTTGCAAATTTTGGCAGCTGCCTTTCGAACCAAGCCCATCTTCACGTGATGTGCTTCTGCTTCTAGGGCTTgttcatttttgtttgttttcttctaCTCTTTGATATTTTGCTTATAAATCTTGCTTCTTTACAATCCTTTTTTACACTCAATTCTCTCTTTGGGTTTGAAAAATGGAGTCCAACACCAAAATGTCAGCTCTTCTTTTGCTTTGCATGCTTTTCATTTCTTCAGTGACACCAATTCTTGGGTGTGGTTCATGTGGGAAAGCACCACACAAGCATCGAAAGCCTAAGGGAAAGTCCCCTAAAGGTCCCATCACTTTGCCTCCCCTTGTGAAACCTCCAATCAAGTTGCCACCGGTTGTTCCTCCAATAGTTAAGCCACCCATTGACCTCCCTCCGGTTACAGTCCCTCCAATTAACCTCCCTCCAGGGACGGTTCCTCCAGTAACTAAGCCACCAAGTGGGAAACCCTGCCCAACACCACCAACCAAGGACACTTGCCCCATTGACACACTGAAATTGGGTGCTTGTGTGGATCTGCTGGGAGGGTTGGTGCACATTGGACTAGGTGACCCGGTTTTGAATCAATGTTGTCCGGTTCTTTCAGGACTTGCCGAGCTCGAAGCTGCGGTCTGCTTGTGCACCACCCTCAAACTTAAGGTTCTCAACCTTAAAATTTATGTGCCACTGGCTCTTCAACTCCTTGTCACATGTGGGAAAACACCCCCTCCTGGTTACACTTGCTCTCTCTAAAACCAAGTTAAGTACATCTcatttgaaattttcttgaatGCTAAGGAAAAGGAAATTATTAAACtggtttttgtttgatttttacaCTACTTTTAGGGTTTAACGACAGCAATGGTTTTGTACGTACCAGTAATATTCTTTTCTACGtccattatatataatatatatattaaatgtagACTGCTAAAGTCTTAGTTAATTAggaacaaaattcaaatataaccCAAAAGAATAAATAAAGCATGTCATCATTCTCGCCTATTATTAACGCAATTGCCCataagtattaatatataattatataaatatgtttgaATATGTGTGGAATATATCAACCTATACCCTCTAAATAATGaatgttgttaattattattacattaacAGGAGCTTTGTTGCTAATTAGATTTCATGGCATATGGAATTTGCAGGTTGCTAGGTTGATGGAATGGACATGAGAGGATGTCGAGCTTTTCTCTTTGTTTCTTAGTTGGATTGGAAATCTGATGCAGTGTTTATTGTAAcaccaattaatttttttttcttttaaaagattgTTGCAACTTGCAAGTGTGTTTCTGTATcttccacaaaaaaaaaaaaaagcaatcaaGAATTATATTTGTCTTTGGTCATGATTTTCTGGGATTTTCATTTTGTTGCTTTCgctaactatatatatatgttctgctTAGGcagaaatataatttttattcaaatttggcATATGGTCTCCAtcttttttgtcaatttagtccttttttttaatttgataaaattgtaaattaaaacattaatttcttaATGATATTGGTGTGGTAACCCACGTGGCATTAATCCACGTATATTTCATGTTGATATAacactatttgttttatatacaccacgtcaacaaataatttaaaaattatagaaatattcaaaaaataaaaaaaattcaaaattaaaaaaattaaaagttcataaaatttcaaataaaaaaagtatGAAGTATATGTAGATTGCCACATGGGCTtccgtgtttaaaaatttaatgttttaatcccTATTTCTATTAAAAAGCAATTATCAAACTATTTTTGAAAGGTTGATGGTTAAGTTTAACTCTTCTTCTAAATGATTGAGAGCCAAATTTAACTTGAAAaaagaataaagactaaattgacaaaagaaATAAACGCTAAAAGCTAAATTTGTCATTTTGCCTATTCAATTGTAATAAGTTCCTTCTACAATAAAATGCATGCCAAAAGTGTATTACATCACTCGCCTCATCCCTTGACCATGTGGTCAGGAGTTCGATCCTTGCTTATGGCAATAAAGCATATTTCACGATCAGTTGTTTATCTCTTCGAAGAGCACTCGAGGCGAAGAGATTAATTACTATTACCAGCAATGGAtaacttaatttcaaaaaaaaaaaagtgtagtACTTCTTTGAAAGCCTTTGAAATTTGAATCAAGAATCAGAAGATACATGATatgaaaataggaaaataatgagGTTTTGAATGAAAAATCATTCCAAGCAAATATTCTTACAATACAACAAGGTAAATTCAGTTTCCACCACAAGATGTATATATTTTGGTTGAAAACAGTGGGAAAGAATAAGGAAACGACAGTGTAGAAGTCTATGATAACTTCATCTTCTTGTTTTTGATATTGGGGGTTGATTTGGTAGTATTCAATCAGAAAATGATGGGAATCCATCAGTACTCACAAGAGAAATGGGCAGAAGGACCCTTGGGTTGGGTAAAGGTTAAAAGAAAGAGGGACCAATGTTAAGTTATGGCACATGAACCTTGTTTGTCTCTATCTTTTACTAACATGTGGTGTCTGTGGATTCTTTTCACATTTGCCAGTGATTTCATGAAGACCCTTCTTTTGTACAAATTTAAAATGAGAGGCTTTTATTTGTAATTGTAccatttaataattgaatttgttTTTGATTACACGTACATGATGTCTAGATAATTATCGTACTTAATGGCCATAGCAACTTCATACCCTTTAATGCACGATATTGTATTGATTAAGATAGTATTTTAATGGAAAAATTGTTAATTAGCCTGTTaacaacattttaaaaattaaaattcaatcatctaaaaatttatcatattaaattaaagctttctGTCACTGTCATCTTCCTATACAAACATTTGACTTGTGTATCCCCAACCATAAACATGAAAGGAACATactcaaaaattaaataaagaattttatataatttaaataataaataaatattatatagacCCTTCCCACTATTAGTCcaacaaattaaatattattattataccaacATTATTCTCCAAGTATTTTCCTTCTACCAAAATACCTAATACCCATCATCTTCTTCTCTTCTTAAAAATGGCACCATCGAGGGgctaatatttgaaattaaagatGGTTAAAACTGGCAAGTGATCACTTATCCGAGATTAATGCAAGAAATGGAGGTTAAAGCAGTGGTTTTGGTGCCGAGTATGGAGATTAAATGTTGTGGCAACATTGGTGCTTATCCATCAGCTAAAGCCAAGAATGTGCAAAATGGGGACATTTTTCATGTTCCTGATTCTATGCTTGAACAATGacttcaaatttcaatatttactaaGATAA
The genomic region above belongs to Gossypium hirsutum isolate 1008001.06 chromosome D05, Gossypium_hirsutum_v2.1, whole genome shotgun sequence and contains:
- the LOC121217457 gene encoding 36.4 kDa proline-rich protein — translated: MESNTKMSALLLLCMLFISSVTPILGCGSCGKAPHKHRKPKGKSPKGPITLPPLVKPPIKLPPVVPPIVKPPIDLPPVTVPPINLPPGTVPPVTKPPSGKPCPTPPTKDTCPIDTLKLGACVDLLGGLVHIGLGDPVLNQCCPVLSGLAELEAAVCLCTTLKLKVLNLKIYVPLALQLLVTCGKTPPPGYTCSL